The following nucleotide sequence is from Corynebacterium hindlerae.
TTCCGCCACGTCGCCCGCCACGATCAACCAGTCGGAGGGGTGCCGCGGCTGGATGGAGTCAATCTCCGGGCCGTTCGCTTTCACAGCGGCGTGCAAGTCAGAGACAGCCCAAAGCGTTTGGGTGTATGCCATGGGTGTCTCCTTTCCTGCCAAGTGCTTTTAAATAGTAGCCCACTTCATACTCTGGAAACGTAGTAGCACCGCGATGGCGCGCAGAACTAGGAAGCTCATCAGGCCGCACCACACGCCCAGCAGCCCCCAGCCGAACGCCAGCGACAGCCACACCAACGGCAGGAAACCCGCGACAGCTGCCAACATGGTGGCGTTGCGCAAAAACGCGGCATCCGACGCACCAAGCAGCACACCATCGAAAGCGAATACCACGCCGCCGATCAAGACCATGGCGCACATCAGCCACCACGGGCCGTTGATCGTCTCCCGCACGTGCGGATCCGTAGTGAACAGCGCCGGGATCACGGTGCGCCCCAGCAGCAACGCCAGGGCCAATCCCCCAGCAAGCAGCATGGAGTACTGCACTACCTTCACGCCGACCCGTCGCGCCATTGCCACCGAGGACGCGCCAAGCGCCGAACCGATGAGTGCCTGCGCCGCGATAGCCAGGGAATCCAGCACGAGCGTGAGGAAAGACCACAGTTGCAGCATGATCTGGTGCGCCGCAAGCGAGACCTCACCAAACCGCCCCGCCACCGCCGCGGCCGAGACAAAAGACACCTGCATCAGCGCGGAGCGAGCGATCAGATCCTTACCCAAGCCAAGCTGGCGCTTGATCACCGCCAGGTCAGGCCGCCAACTACCGCGGTGCGCGCGCACCAAGGCGAGGAAAAAGCCCAGGAAGGTGATCGTTTCCCCGATCAGGTTGGCCCACGCCGAACCGACGATGCCGAACCGATGCACCAGGATCGGAACCAATATCGCGCTCGGGATCACCCCGGCCAGGGTGAAGAGCAGCGGTAGTCGGGTGTTGTGGAGCCCGCGGAGCCAGCCGTTTCCGGCCATCGTCGCCAGAATCAGCGGAATACCGAGCGAGGCGACCCGCAGCCACAGCGCAGCTTCCGCCGCCACCGTCGATTGGCCGGAGAGCCACAGCGAGAGCGTCGGGGCGCTCAGCCACACTGTCACGGCTAGCAGCAGACCAACGGCGAACGCCACCCAGGTGGCCTGGACTCCTTCCGCGACGGCTTCCGCCCGCTTCCCCGCCCCGAACAATCGGGCGGACCGGGCGGTGGTGCCGTAGGACAGGAACGTCAATTGCGTGGTGACCTGCGCCTGGATCGTGGTGGCCGCTCCGAGCGCCGCGAGGTCGGTGGCCCCCAGCCTGCCCACGACAGCCGTGTCGAGCAGCAAATACAGCGGTGTTGCGGCGAGCACGCCGAGCGCAGGCAGTGCCAACCCGAAGATGGTCCGGGCGTCTACCCGCACCTGCTTTTCGACGGCCATCAGTTCAGAACCGCGCCCACCGCAGCGAGCAGTTCCTGATGAACCTCGGCAACGGTGCCAGTAGTGGTGTAACCGGCGGCGCGCACGTGTCCCCCACCACCTATGCGCGCAGCGATGGCGGAGACGTCGATGTCCTTGGTAGTGCGCAGTGATACCG
It contains:
- a CDS encoding MATE family efflux transporter yields the protein MAVEKQVRVDARTIFGLALPALGVLAATPLYLLLDTAVVGRLGATDLAALGAATTIQAQVTTQLTFLSYGTTARSARLFGAGKRAEAVAEGVQATWVAFAVGLLLAVTVWLSAPTLSLWLSGQSTVAAEAALWLRVASLGIPLILATMAGNGWLRGLHNTRLPLLFTLAGVIPSAILVPILVHRFGIVGSAWANLIGETITFLGFFLALVRAHRGSWRPDLAVIKRQLGLGKDLIARSALMQVSFVSAAAVAGRFGEVSLAAHQIMLQLWSFLTLVLDSLAIAAQALIGSALGASSVAMARRVGVKVVQYSMLLAGGLALALLLGRTVIPALFTTDPHVRETINGPWWLMCAMVLIGGVVFAFDGVLLGASDAAFLRNATMLAAVAGFLPLVWLSLAFGWGLLGVWCGLMSFLVLRAIAVLLRFQSMKWATI